Within Caulobacter segnis, the genomic segment CGGGCAATCCAGCGGGTGGTTGATGAGCAGGAACTCCATCACCCCTTCGCGGGCCTTCTTGACCATCGGAGTCTTGGTGAAAATCTCCTGGCCCTCGGCGGCCGGCAGGGCGCACGAAGCCTGCGGCTTCGGCGGGCCGGGCTTCACCTCGACCAGGCACATCCGGCAGTTGCCGGCGATGGACAGACGTTCGTGGTAGCAGAAGCGCGGGATCTCTTCCCCGGCCAGTTCCGCGACCTGCAGAACCGTCATGCCGGGTTCGAACTCGACTTCGACGCCGTTGACCTTGGCGATAGCCATTCTTGTTACTCCGCCGCGATCAGCTTGGCGCCCTGCACGTGCAGGCGACCGCTACGATAGGAAGCGATCCGCTCCTCCACCTCGTGGCGGAAGTGGCGGAACAGACCCTGGATCGGCCAGGCGGCCGCATCGCCTAGGGCGCAGATGGTGTGACCCTCGACCTGGGTCGTGACGTCCAGCAGGGTGTCGATCTCTTTCGGATCGGCCTCGCCGGTCGCCATGCGCTCCATGACGCGCCACATCCAGCCGGTGCCTTCGCGGCACGGCGTGCACTGGCCGCAGCTCTCGTGCTTGTAGAAGTACGACAGGCGGGCGATGGCGCGGACCAGGTCGGTCGACTTGTCCATGACGATGACGGCGGCCGTACCGAGACCCGACTTCAGGTTCCGCAGCGCGTCGAAGTCCATCGGCAGGTCTTCGCACTGTTCGGCCGGGATCATCGGCACGGACGAGCCGCCCGGGATGACGGCCTTGAGGTTGCCCCAGCCGCCGCGAATGCCGCCGCAGTGGTCTTCCATCAGCTGACGGAAGGGGATGCTCATGGCTTCTTCGACGTTGCAGGGCAGGTTCACGTGGCCCGAGACGCAGAACAGCTTGGTGCCGGCGTTGTTGGGACGGCCGAAGCTGCCGAACCAGGCCGCGCCGCGACGCAGGATGGTGCCGGCGACGGCGATGCTCTCGACGTTGTTGACCGTGGTCGGCATGCCGTAGAGGCCCGCGCCGGCCGGGAACGGCGGCTTCAGGCGCGGCTGGCCCTTCTTACCTTCCAGGCTTTCCAGCAGGGCCGTCTCTTCGCCGCAGATATAGGCGCCGGCGCCGTGGTGGACGTAGATGTCGAAGTCCCAGCCGTGGACGTTGTTCTTGCCCACGAGATTGGCCTCGTAGGCCTGCTTGATCGCGGCTTCCAGGCGCTCGCGCTCGAAGACGTACTCGCCGCGGATGTAGATGTAGCAGGCGTGGGCCAGCATGGCGCGCGAGGCGATCAGGCAACCCTCGATCAGGAGGTGCGGGTCATGCCGCATGATCTCCCGGTCCTTGCAGGTGCCCGGTTCGGACTCGTCGGCGTTGACGACCAGGTAGTGAGGACGACCTTCCTTCACTTCCTTGGGCATGAACGACCACTTGAGGCCGGTCGAGAAACCGGCGCCGCCCCGGCCGCGCAGGCCGGAGTTCTTCATGTTGTCGATGATCCAGTCGCGCCCGGCGTCCAGGATGTCCTTGGTGCCATTCCAGCAGCCGCGCTTCTTCGCGCCCTCGAGGCCCCAATCCTGGAGACCGTAGAGGTTCGTGAAGATGCGGTCCTTGTCTTCGAGGATACCGACCATGACTCAGCTTTGCGGATCGAATGGATGGGCGCGCACATAGCGCGTCCGACGAATGATGACATAGGCGAAAAGCAGCCAGCCCACGCCGATGATGGCGAGACCGGCGACAACCGCCCAGAACGGCGCGCCTTGAACGGTGCGGCCCCAGATCAGGAGCAGCGCGCCGACGAGGCAGGCCACGAAGCCCACGCCGCGTTCGCGACGATGCAGGCCCCGAATGGTGTCGGCATAGGCCGCCCTGCGGGTGTTGAGGAGGCTGTCGTCGATCATGACGAGGCCCCCTCGCCCTTGGATCCGCGCATCCAGCCCAGGATGAACCAGACATGCGAACCCAGGCCCGCGATGATGGCGCCCAGGAAGACCAGGCGTAGCCAGTCGATCCGCAGCGACACCGCGCCATAGATCGCGACGCCGGCCAGCACGAAGCACACCGCGTTGATGACGAACATCGCGATCAAGCGCTTCTTCTGGGCGTTGGCGTCGGCGGTCATGTTAGGCGGTCGGCTCCGGCTTCGTCTTCGAGGCCTTCGGCTTCTCGGGCAGGTTCGGAATCTTGATCTTCTTGGCGTACGAGCCGTCGTACAGCTTCGGATCCGTCAGGGTGTGGATCGCGCCCTTCGGCTCCGAGGCGCTGCGGCCGTCGTAGCTGCCCGGCTTCGGGGCCTTGCCCGCCGCGAAGTCGTCGAGGATCTGGGCCAGGCTCTCCGGCGTCAGGTCCTCGTAGTAGTAGTCGTTGATCGCGGCCATCGGGGCGTTGCAGCACGCGCCCAGGCATTCGACCTCTTCCCAGCTGAACTTGCCGTCGGCCGAGACGTGATTGGCGTCGCCGATCTTGTCCTTCAGGACCTTCTTGAGGTCCTCGGCGCCGCGCAGCTGGCAGGGCGTGGTGCCGCACAGCTGCACGAAGGCGACCTTGCCGACCGGCTGCAGCTGGAACATCACGTAGAAAGTGGCCACTTCCAGCACGCGGATGACCGGCATCTCGAGCTGCTTGGCGATCTCCTGGATTGCCGGCTCGGACACCCAGCCTTCCTGCTTCTGGGCCAGCCACAGCATCGGGATCACCGCCGACTGCTTGCGGGCGGCGGGATACTTGGCCTTCCACCAGTCGGCCTTGGCCTGGCTGTCCTTCGAGAAGGCGAAGCTGGCGGGCTGTTCCTTGGCGAGACGCCGAACGCTCATTGGGAGACACTCATCGGGCGAAATCCACGCGGACGATCTTGTCGCCCTTGAAGGTGTAGATGGCGGCGACCTGGAACGGCGCGTCGCCGTTGCCGCGGTCGACATGCTCATGGTCGATCACGTTCGAACCGACCACGATGCGGTTCAGCAGCTTCGCGTGGTTCTTGGGGAACTCGGCGAAGGTCTTCTCGTAGAAGGCGCGATAGGCGTCGAGGCCCGTGCGCGCCACGTCGCCGTTCAGACCCGCCACGACGACGTCGTCGGCGAAGTGGGCGCAGTGGGCGTCCAGGTCCTGGGCGTTGTAGGCGTCCAGCTGCGCCTGAGCCACTTTTTCGAGGGCGATGGCTTCCAGGCTCACCGGTCCACCTCGCCGAACACGATGTCAAGCGAGCCCAGAATGGCCGAAACGTCGGCCAGCTGGTGGCCGCGGTTCATCCAGTCCATGGCGGCCAGGTGCGAGAAGCCCGGAGCCTTGATCTTGCAGCGGTACGGCTTGTTGGTGCCGTTGCTGACCACGTAGACGCCGAACTCGCCCTTGGGCGCTTCGACGGCCGCGTAGACCTCGCCTTCCGGCGTGCGGAAGCCCTCGGTGTAGAGCTTGAAGTGGTGGATCAGGGCTTCCATCGACCGCTTCATCTCGGCGCGACGCGGCGGGCTGACCTTGTTGTCCTCGGTCAGCACCGGGCCCGGCGTGCCGCGCAGCATGGCGACGGCCTGCAGGATGATCTTGGTCGACTCGCGCATCTCCTGCATGCGGCAGAGATAGCGATCGTAGCAGTCGCCGTTCTTGCCCAGCGGGATGTCGAACTCGAACTCGTTGTAGTTCTCGTACGGCTGGTTGCGGCGCAGGTCCCAGGCGATGCCCGAACCGCGCACCATCACGCCCGAGAAGCCCCAGGCCCAGGCGTCTTCCTTGCTGACCACGCCGATGTCGACGTTGCGCTGCTTGAAGATGCGGTTGTCGGTGATCAGGCCTTCGATGTCGTCGCAGATCTTGGGGAAAGCCTTCGCCCAGGTCTCGATGTCATCGATCAGCTCGGGCGTCAGGTCCTGGTGGACGCCGCCCGGACGGAAGTAATTGGCGTGCAGACGAGCGCCGCAGGCGCGCTCGTAGAAGATCATCAGCTTCTCGCGCTCCTCGAAGCCCCAGAGCGGCGGCGTCAGGGCGCCGACGTCCATGGCCTGGGTCGTCACGTTCAGCAGGTGGTTCAGGATCCGGCCGATCTCGCAGAACAGCACGCGGACGATCTGGCCGCGACGCGGCACCTCGACGCCCAGCAACTTCTCGATGGCCAGGCAGAACGCATGCTCCTGGTTCATCGGCGCCACGTAGTCGAGGCGGTCGAAGTACGGGATGTTCTGCAGGTAGGTGCGCGCTTCCATCAGCTTCTCGGTGCCGCGGTGCAGCAGGCCGATGTGCGGATCGACGCGTTCGACGATTTCGCCGTCCAGCTCCAACACCAGGCGCAACACGCCGTGCGCGGCCGGGTGCTGCGGGCCGAAGTTGATGTTGAACTTGCGGACGGGCGTCTCCGGGATGGCCGGGGTCGTCGGTTCGTCGCGGAAGAAGTCGGTCGCCGCGGCGGGCGCGTTCGTGCCAGTCATGACTTAAGCGTCCCCTGCCCGCTTCTCGGCCTTCTCGTCGCCCGGCAGGGCGTACTTGGCGCCCTCCCACGGAGACAGGAAGTCGAAGGCGCGGAACTCGGTGATCTTCACGGGTTCATAGACGACGCGCTTGAGTTCGTCGTCGTAGCGGACTTCCACGTAACCCGTCATCGGGAAGTCTTTCCGCAGCGGATGGCCGTGGAAGCCGTAGTCGGTCAGGATCCGGCGCAGGTCGGGGTGGCCCTCGAAGAAAACGCCATACATGTCGAACGCTTCGCGCTCGAACCAGTCGGCGACCGGGAACACCGGCGTGGCGCTGGGGACCGGGGTGTCTTCGTCGGTCTGCACCTTCAGGCGGATGCGGACGTTCTTCACCATCGACAGCAGGTGATAGACGACGTCGAAACGGCGCTCTCGCTGCGGATAGTCCACGGCCGTCAGGTCCACCAGCTGGTGGAAGCGGTAGTCGGGATGGTCGCGCAGCAGCTCCAGGGCCTGGACGACGCGGTGCGCCGGGCCGTGGATGTTCAGCTCGCCGAACGCAATGTCATAGCCGGTGATCGCGCCGGTGGCGTTGGCGACGATCGACTGGCCGAGCGCTTCGAGGTCCTGGCTCATCGCTCGATCGTCCCCATGCGACGGATCTTCTTCTGGAGCTGCAGCACGCCGTAGACCAAGGCTTCGGCCGTGGGCGGACAACCCGGCACGTAGATGTCGATCGGCACGACGCGGTCGCAGCCGCGCACGACGCTGTAGCTGTAATAGTAGTAGCCGCCGCCATTGGCGCAGCTGCCCATCGAGATGACGTAGCGGGGCTCCGGCATCTGGTCGTAGACCTTGCGCAGGGCCGGAGCCATCTTGTTGGTCAGGGTGCCGGCGACGATCATCACGTCCGACTGACGCGGGCTGGCGCGCGGCGCGAAGCCGTAGCGCTCCAGGTCGTAGCGCGGCATGGCCGAGTGCATCATCTCGACGGCGCAGCACGCCAGGCCGAACGTCATCCACATCAGCGAGCCCGTACGGGCCCAGGTGATCAGATCGTCGGCGGCGGCGGTGATGAAGCCCTTGTCGGCCAGCTGTTGCGAGACGCCGTCAAAGAACGGGTCGTGCAGCTTGGGGTCATAGCCCTCGACCGTCGAACGACCGGCCGAAAGCGCGGGAGCCGAGTTGGCGGGAACGATCACTCCCATTCGAGGGCGCCCTTCTTCCATTCATAGATAAAGCCGACGGTCAGGACGCCCAGGAAGGTCATCATCGACCAGAAGGCGAACTGGGCCACGTCGTGCGGCAGCTTCATCAGCGTCACCGCCCAGGGAAACAGGAACGCCACTTCCAGATCGAAGATGATGAAGAGGATCGACACCAGATAGAACCGAACGTCGAACTTCATGCGCGCGTCGTCGAAGGCGTTGAAGCCGCATTCGTACGCGGACAGCTTTTCCGGGTCCGGCGCCTTGGGCGCGAGCACGGCGGCCGCGAGGATGAAGACGATGCCGATGGCCGCCGCGATCCCTAGAAAGATCACGATCGGCAGGTACTGGAGAAGGAAGGCGGTCATGACAGCCCTTGGCTTGAATCGAGCGGGTTGTAGCCCACTGTCGCCAACGCTTCAAACACCCGAAGCACATTGAGAAACGATCGCAACTAGACCTGCTTTCCCTAACGCTGGTCTGGGAAAAACAAGGGGTCGCGCAGCGAAGCCAAGGCCAGCGTCTTTGCGGTTATCCCATGGAAAACCGGGCCGGTCCGGACGCTATTTGTCGCTTCTTCGATATCGCCGTTGACACGAGTCTTCGAGCGACATATCAGACGCGCCTCGCCGATCGGCGGGTCGCACTTTCGCTTCGGCGAAGGGATATGCGGATGTAGCTCAGTTGGTTAGAGCGCCGGCCTGTCACGCCGGAGGTCGCGGGTTCGAGCCCCGTCATTCGCGCCACCCCTTCATAGGTGGTATGCTTCCCTCCCTCGGTCACGGACGACCGTCGCGCCTTGGCGCACGACGCGGATGTAGCTCAGTTGGTTAGAGCGCCGGCCTGTCACGCCGGAGGTCGCGGGTTCGAGCCCCGTCATTCGCGCCACCGTCCAGTGGGTCTTCTCCTCAAATCGGGAATGGTATCCGCAACGCCTTGAGTTGCTGACCGCGCGCGCCATCTAGCAACGATGACCAGCGCTGCTTACCCGCCCTTCTCCGTCCTCGACCTCGCGCCCGTTCCACATGGAACCCCCGTCGGCCAAGCGCTCAACAACAGCCTGGACCTGGCGCGACACGCCGAATCCCTGGGCTTTCACCGCTACTGGCTGGCCGAGCATCACAACATGCCCGGAATCGCCAGCGCGGCTACGGCCGTGGTGATCGGCCACGTCGCCGGCGGGACCAAGACGATTCGGGTCGGCTCAGGCGGCGTCATGTTGCCCAACCATGCCCCGCTGATGGTCGCCGAGCAGTTCGGCACCCTGGCCGCCCTCTATCCCGGCCGCATCGATCTGGGCCTGGGCCGAGCGCCCGGCACCGACCAAGCCACCATGCGGGCCTTGCGCCGCTACGCCGGCGCTGTCGATTCGTTCGCCCAGGACGTCGTCGAGCTGCAGCAGTGGTTCAAGCCAGCGACGCCCGACCAGAGCGTGCGCGCCGTGCCGGGCGAAGGCCAGGACGTGCCGATCTGGATCCTCGGTTCCTCGACCTGGGGCGCGCAGCTGGCGGCAGCCTTGGGTCTGCCCTACGCCTTCGCGGCCCACTTCGCCCCCGACTCGCTGCTGGACGCCCTTCTCCTCTATCGCCGGCACTTCAAGCCGTCGGAGGTTATGGAGAAGCCGTACGCCATGGTCTGCATCGGCGTCTGCGCGGCGGATACGGACAAGGAGGCGACTCGTCTGGCCACCTCGACCCAGCAGCAGTTCCTGGCCCTGCGCCGCGGCCGTCCAGGACTCCTGCCGCCACCGGTGGACGATATCCGAGAGCATGCCTCGCCGGCCGAGCTGGCGGGTCTGGACCATACCTTCCAGTACTCGGCGATCGGCTCGCCCGAGACGGTGAAACGCAAGGTCGACCAGATACTGGCGCTAACGCAGGCCGACGAGCTGATGTTCGCCTCGCAGATCCACGACCATGCCGCGCGCAAGCACAGCTACGAGGTCCTGGCCTCGATCCGGGGTTAGTGGTTGCGTAGCTGAGCCAGGCCGCCGAACGCCCGACGGCCGGTCAATCCGCCGTAGATCGCGCAGAGCTGGCGGAACACCGCGTCCCAGCCGTGTCGCTCGGCCGCCCTCAGGCGCGCGGCCGCGCCGATGGAAGCGATGTCGCGGGAGAACAGGGCCTCGATTGCTTCCGCGAAGGCGGCGGCCTCGGAGGCGATAGCCAGCTGGCCGACCTCTTCATCGACGGATTCGGCCACGCCGCCGGCGCCAACGCCGACCACGGGCAGGCCACAGGCCATGGCTTCCAGCACGATCAGGCCGAACGGCTCGTTGTCGTTGGCGTGAACGAAGGCGTCGCAGCTGGCCAGCACGCGCGCCAGCTCGGCCGGGTCGCGAACGTAGTCCAGGCAGATCGCCCGGTCGCTGACCGGCGCCCCACCGCCCGCGCCGACGAACAGCAGCTTGTAGGGCGCGCCCAGCCGCTCGACCGCCCCGACCAGCACGTCCAGCTTCTTCTCGCGCGCCGGACGACCGGCGAAGACCAGCAGCCGCTCGTGGGCGGCCACGCCCAGCCGTCGGCGAAGGCCCTCGCGATCGGCCCGCGACGGGTGGAAGATCTCGGTGTCGACGCCCAACGGCAAACCGATGGCGTTGTTCACGCCTGCCTCGATCAGCCGCCCCGCGATGAACCGGCTGGGGGCCACGGCCTGATCGAACTGGCGATAGATCGCCGCCCAGCGCTTCTGAACGGGCTTTTCCGCCCACTCGCCGATGTGCAGCGCCGCAAGCTTGCCCAGGTCGGTGTGGCAAAAGCCGACGACCGGTACGCCCAAGGCGTCGCCGGCCCGCAGCGCGGCCAGGCCGGGCGTGTAGGGATCGCCGGCCTCGATGATGTCGGGGCGCTGGCGGATCAGACGCTCCATCCAGGCCGCTTTCACGACCGGCCATCGATAGCCCGCGCCGAACGGCAGCGGCGCGGCATAGATCGAGACCCGCCCCTGCCCGTCGTAGGAATCACGGGAGCCCGGCACGACCAGCGTGTGGCGGACTTCGGGACGATTGGAGGCCAGCCAGGCGCGCTTTGACGCCAGGTAACGGCGAACGCCGCCGCTGCGCGGGGCGTAGAGCATGGTGGTGTCGACAAGCCTTACGACGTCGTCAGTCGGCGGATTGAGGGCGGCGGAGGAAACGCGCAGGCCGAGCGGCCGGTCCGATCTGGTTTCCGTCACGCCGAATCCTCACCGCTACTCCAGGCCGCCCCATTCGGCCCTGGAACGATAAAGCTTTTGCGACACTCAGGGTTCCTCGCCGCTCCCGGACGATTTGACCGGTGCGCCGCGTCGCGCCAGAGCCTCGCGCAGCAATACCTCTACCTGAGCATTCACGCTGCGCAACTCCGCGCTGGCCAGGCGCTCGACAGCGGCCAGCACCTCGGGACGGACGCGCATCAGGAAGGCGCGCCGCCCGCCCCCGGCCCCCTTTGGCGGCTCGTTCGGATCGCCCGCCACGTCAGCCGTACAACGTGCCGGTGTTGACCACGGGCTGGGCCTCGCGGTCGGCGCACAGCACGACCAGCAGGTTCGAGACCATCGAGGCCCGACGTTCGTCGTCCAGGGTGACCACGCCGCGTTCGCTCAACTGGCCCAGGGCGCTCTCGACCATGTCGACGGCGCCGGCCACGATCGT encodes:
- the nuoF gene encoding NADH-quinone oxidoreductase subunit NuoF — encoded protein: MVGILEDKDRIFTNLYGLQDWGLEGAKKRGCWNGTKDILDAGRDWIIDNMKNSGLRGRGGAGFSTGLKWSFMPKEVKEGRPHYLVVNADESEPGTCKDREIMRHDPHLLIEGCLIASRAMLAHACYIYIRGEYVFERERLEAAIKQAYEANLVGKNNVHGWDFDIYVHHGAGAYICGEETALLESLEGKKGQPRLKPPFPAGAGLYGMPTTVNNVESIAVAGTILRRGAAWFGSFGRPNNAGTKLFCVSGHVNLPCNVEEAMSIPFRQLMEDHCGGIRGGWGNLKAVIPGGSSVPMIPAEQCEDLPMDFDALRNLKSGLGTAAVIVMDKSTDLVRAIARLSYFYKHESCGQCTPCREGTGWMWRVMERMATGEADPKEIDTLLDVTTQVEGHTICALGDAAAWPIQGLFRHFRHEVEERIASYRSGRLHVQGAKLIAAE
- the nuoE gene encoding NADH-quinone oxidoreductase subunit NuoE is translated as MSVRRLAKEQPASFAFSKDSQAKADWWKAKYPAARKQSAVIPMLWLAQKQEGWVSEPAIQEIAKQLEMPVIRVLEVATFYVMFQLQPVGKVAFVQLCGTTPCQLRGAEDLKKVLKDKIGDANHVSADGKFSWEEVECLGACCNAPMAAINDYYYEDLTPESLAQILDDFAAGKAPKPGSYDGRSASEPKGAIHTLTDPKLYDGSYAKKIKIPNLPEKPKASKTKPEPTA
- a CDS encoding nuclear transport factor 2 family protein — its product is MALEKVAQAQLDAYNAQDLDAHCAHFADDVVVAGLNGDVARTGLDAYRAFYEKTFAEFPKNHAKLLNRIVVGSNVIDHEHVDRGNGDAPFQVAAIYTFKGDKIVRVDFAR
- a CDS encoding NADH-quinone oxidoreductase subunit D, with translation MTGTNAPAAATDFFRDEPTTPAIPETPVRKFNINFGPQHPAAHGVLRLVLELDGEIVERVDPHIGLLHRGTEKLMEARTYLQNIPYFDRLDYVAPMNQEHAFCLAIEKLLGVEVPRRGQIVRVLFCEIGRILNHLLNVTTQAMDVGALTPPLWGFEEREKLMIFYERACGARLHANYFRPGGVHQDLTPELIDDIETWAKAFPKICDDIEGLITDNRIFKQRNVDIGVVSKEDAWAWGFSGVMVRGSGIAWDLRRNQPYENYNEFEFDIPLGKNGDCYDRYLCRMQEMRESTKIILQAVAMLRGTPGPVLTEDNKVSPPRRAEMKRSMEALIHHFKLYTEGFRTPEGEVYAAVEAPKGEFGVYVVSNGTNKPYRCKIKAPGFSHLAAMDWMNRGHQLADVSAILGSLDIVFGEVDR
- a CDS encoding NADH-quinone oxidoreductase subunit C, which translates into the protein MSQDLEALGQSIVANATGAITGYDIAFGELNIHGPAHRVVQALELLRDHPDYRFHQLVDLTAVDYPQRERRFDVVYHLLSMVKNVRIRLKVQTDEDTPVPSATPVFPVADWFEREAFDMYGVFFEGHPDLRRILTDYGFHGHPLRKDFPMTGYVEVRYDDELKRVVYEPVKITEFRAFDFLSPWEGAKYALPGDEKAEKRAGDA
- a CDS encoding NuoB/complex I 20 kDa subunit family protein encodes the protein MEEGRPRMGVIVPANSAPALSAGRSTVEGYDPKLHDPFFDGVSQQLADKGFITAAADDLITWARTGSLMWMTFGLACCAVEMMHSAMPRYDLERYGFAPRASPRQSDVMIVAGTLTNKMAPALRKVYDQMPEPRYVISMGSCANGGGYYYYSYSVVRGCDRVVPIDIYVPGCPPTAEALVYGVLQLQKKIRRMGTIER
- a CDS encoding NADH-quinone oxidoreductase subunit A — protein: MTAFLLQYLPIVIFLGIAAAIGIVFILAAAVLAPKAPDPEKLSAYECGFNAFDDARMKFDVRFYLVSILFIIFDLEVAFLFPWAVTLMKLPHDVAQFAFWSMMTFLGVLTVGFIYEWKKGALEWE
- a CDS encoding LLM class flavin-dependent oxidoreductase, whose product is MTSAAYPPFSVLDLAPVPHGTPVGQALNNSLDLARHAESLGFHRYWLAEHHNMPGIASAATAVVIGHVAGGTKTIRVGSGGVMLPNHAPLMVAEQFGTLAALYPGRIDLGLGRAPGTDQATMRALRRYAGAVDSFAQDVVELQQWFKPATPDQSVRAVPGEGQDVPIWILGSSTWGAQLAAALGLPYAFAAHFAPDSLLDALLLYRRHFKPSEVMEKPYAMVCIGVCAADTDKEATRLATSTQQQFLALRRGRPGLLPPPVDDIREHASPAELAGLDHTFQYSAIGSPETVKRKVDQILALTQADELMFASQIHDHAARKHSYEVLASIRG
- a CDS encoding glycosyltransferase — encoded protein: MTETRSDRPLGLRVSSAALNPPTDDVVRLVDTTMLYAPRSGGVRRYLASKRAWLASNRPEVRHTLVVPGSRDSYDGQGRVSIYAAPLPFGAGYRWPVVKAAWMERLIRQRPDIIEAGDPYTPGLAALRAGDALGVPVVGFCHTDLGKLAALHIGEWAEKPVQKRWAAIYRQFDQAVAPSRFIAGRLIEAGVNNAIGLPLGVDTEIFHPSRADREGLRRRLGVAAHERLLVFAGRPAREKKLDVLVGAVERLGAPYKLLFVGAGGGAPVSDRAICLDYVRDPAELARVLASCDAFVHANDNEPFGLIVLEAMACGLPVVGVGAGGVAESVDEEVGQLAIASEAAAFAEAIEALFSRDIASIGAAARLRAAERHGWDAVFRQLCAIYGGLTGRRAFGGLAQLRNH